The sequence below is a genomic window from Lepus europaeus isolate LE1 chromosome 20, mLepTim1.pri, whole genome shotgun sequence.
CCAGTACATACTGCCCCGTGGCCTGAGACGCTGGTGCGTGGGCAGAGGGCCCGCCCTGTATGGACTGCAAATCCCCAGCCTGTTTTCCAGGAGGTCGCTGCGAGTGACAGCATCGACAGGAGGGGTCTCAGGGTACCTGGGGGGAAGCCATGGCTGGGGGTGCTCCTCGCTCTTCCTgagcctcccttccccctcctgtCTCTTTGGTAAACAACGAGGATAATGCCTGCTCGCCAGGTTATTGCACCTGAGCGGGATCTGATTTGTTGAGCTGGGCAGAGGGTACAATGTAGGTAACTCCCCCTGCCGCCCGTTCTGAGGGGAGGGGGCCCCTCATGCTTGCCTCTGTGCACCCCAGGGAAGGGCCCCCAGGCCCCGTGAGGGTCACTGGGCAGCCAGTGccagggccaggactgggactaGATCATTGTGGGCTCCACCCCCACACAATTCCAGCAGCGGTCACGGAGGGTGAGGCCAGGCTGTCCAGGGTGGTGGCACTTCCTCTCAGGAGTGATGGGGAGgagtgagggggtgggggtgcccctCAAGCTCCAGGATGTGAGGGGATGAGCTGGGACCCCAGTATTTGAGGGGGTGACCTTGGGATCCAGTATAAGAGGGAGTGACCCAAGACCCCAGTATATGAGGGGTAACCCAGGACCCCAGTATATGAGGAGTAACCAAGGACCCCAGTATATGAGGGGTGACCCAGGACCTCAGTACATGAGGAGTGACCCAGGATCCCAGTACATGAGAGGTGACCCAGACCCCAGGAGaagaggggctgagctgggcccccTGTATGTGGGCAGGCAAGGGGGCAGCATGTCCACTTGGTCTTGGCAGGGTCCATCTTCCCAGCCCCATCTTCAGCCCCCTTGTGACTACCTCACTTCCCCCTCCCGCTGGCCCTGGGGTCACAGCAGGTGGGATGGGGCTTGTGGGCCATCGGGGAGGGGGGACAGCAGGGCCACCGCTCTCTGCCCTCTGCGGGGCTGAGTGAGACTAATGTGAGGGATGTCCCAGCATGTGAGGGATCCCAGAATGTGTCGGCACCCCTCTTCCCTGCCTGCACGCGTGGGGAGATGCAGGGGGCAGGAAAGGCCTTGCCCCGGGGCAGATCCCTGAGTCCTGGGATCCCTGAGTGCGGGAGACAAAGCCGAGAGCTGAGTGTGGCACCCTCAGCACGCGGGGCCCAGGGTCTCGGCAGCAGTGACATCTGCAGCCCGAGGCTCCCAGGGCAAGGCAGAGGCATCAGAGCTGAGCCCAGGCAGGATCTGGGGAATGGAGCCAGTAGCTGGGGACTGGAGAGACGCCCCCTGtcgggacagggctggtgggggtGGTCCCACCATTGGTTCTCTCCCAGGCCACCGGCCTGCTGCAAGGTCCCTGAGTCCCTCCCACGTGGTCACTCACTGTCCGCTGTCCCCACTCTGGCAGTGAAAGCCCAGAGCCCTGTCTGtcgcttccttcctctcttccatcCGTCCACACCCCCAGTGTCCATCAAACACTCACAGAGTAGCGTGACTCAGCCCGGGCTTAGCACCAGCGCCACGGCTGGCCATGAGTCAGCTTTGCCGCTGTCCTGAGACCCTGTTAACCCTTTCCgccaggtgctgggccaggtgcacCCCGAGTGTGACTTCATCGCCCAGCTGAGAGAAGACGAGAGCGCCTGTCTGCAGGCAGCACGGGGGACACCCAACGCCACCCTGGGTATGGGCttggggaggaggtggtggctgCTCcgacccctctgcctcctccagcctcaccGCTCACACCATTAGAGTCACCTCGCCCCGGGCTCGGTCTCCCGCTCACGTCTCTCGGTCTAGGCTGCCCGCGGACCTGGGACGGGCTGCTGTGCTGGCCTGCAGCAGGCTCCGGCGAGTGGGTCACCCTCCCCTGCCCGGAGTTCTTCTCTCACTTCAGCTCAGCGCCAGGTGAGGggctctggggcccaggcaggggagATCCTAGGGGACATGTGGCCCGCTCTGGGGGCAGGCAGACCTGGGTTTGGATACCGGCTAACTCTCCTACAATGTGATCTTGGGCGAGGCAGCCACCTCCCACCGTGCACCTGCGACCTGTGAGTTGGGCAGGATGAGTGCTAACCACATGGTGGGCGGGATGCATGGGCATAGCTGGGTGACACTGCTGGGGCAGGCACCGAGTGGGGCTTCTCCAGGGGTTAGCAGAGGTCTGGCTGTGATGGCAGAGGGGCCAGGGTGTGCCTCGTTCCTTCCATGTTTCTGGCTGCTCAGCACAGGGGAGGCTGGGCGGGTGCCCAGTGccggcttcacctggcccagtgtCGGGGGCGGAGAGCCCCTCGGGGCACAGAGCCCAGATCACCATGCTCTGTCCCTTGAGGGGGTTCTCTGTCTCATGGATGGCACCTTTGAGGCCACGGAGTGTCCCAGGCAGGCTGGACCCGGCCTTTGGTGGGCAGGTCACCTGATGGCCCATGGCTTTTCCAGCTCCCTGGGGCTTGGCCGGGTTGTAGTCATGCACACTGCTGCTTTCACCCCAGGGGCCGTGAAGCGGGACTGCACGGTCACCGGCTGGTCCGAGCCCTCCCCGCCTTACCCTGTGGCCTGCCCTGTGCCTCTGGAGCTGCTGGCTGAGGAGGTAAGAGGCTCCTACGTCTCACAGGATGTCCGTGGGTGTTTGTGTGCACGGTGGACTGTGGAGCGGCGGCCACTGCCTCGGCAGCCTTGAATTGGAACGGTCATTACAGAAGTTATCCAGCAGAGGGCAGTAGTGTCTCCAGAGTCTGTGTCTGAGCTAGTTCACTCAAGGGGGACCCAGGGCCCCTGGCTCAGAGGGAGGGGCACCGGAGATAATGCTTCTCCTATCTCCTTGGTGAACCTCATCTCCAGGGCAGGGAGCTTTAGGGGAAACCAAGGCTGAGGGCAGCCTAGGCAGGCTTCCCACTTCTTCTGTCCTTGGTCTGTGCAGCAGTGTGTGTGGCCATGCAATCAATGGAAGTGATGTCGCAGGCGCCCTCACTCCGGGCCAACACGGCGCTCACTTTGCATGAAGCTGGGGCTTCTGCAAGCCTCCCGCCCCCATCACCCCACTTCTCTTCCCCCAAGCCAGGAAAGGTGAAGCAGGACTGTGGCATTTCTCACATGAACAGATTGAGCCAGAGGGGGGCAGTGAgtgccgggccccgcccccgtcccTTGCCTGCACCCCATCTCTGGGAAGCACGCTGGCCTCTCATGGATCCAGACACTTAGGCCTGGGAAGCGTTTTCCCTGCCGGTGGCTGTCCCTGGCTGTCCCCTTCCTATAGGAACACTGTGTTCCCAAGCCAGTGAGCAAGCTGGATATCAATAAACAAGCTGATTTCCTCTTGGGCATTTGTCATTCCCCAGTGATgagtcccctgcccccagccagcggGAGAGCTAAGCagctcctgtccctgtccccacctcccctccccagcaggcCAGGTGGGAGACAGGTGCAGAGAGCGGAAGCCGCGGTGCAGGCAGGGAGCTCCATGGCACCCACAGACCACTCTGCACAGGTGCGGGAGCCGGGAGAAGTCCGAGGCTGCACCTGCTTGCTTGGCCggcctgcctctccccagggcccagcagctgagcttttgctctgtctctgttCTCCCCAGCACAGTTACTTCTCCACGGTGAAGACCATCTACACCGTGGGCCACAGCCTCTCCAGTGTCGCCCTGTCTGTGGCCATCACCATCCTGCTGGCTCTCAGGTTGGTCCCCTCCTCACTTGCTCAGCAGCCCTCGCTGGCTCCCTAGCGCCGGCAGCACCAAGTCTGAACGGTCAAGAGGTTCCCAGACCCAGGCATCCTGTTGGTTGGcagcttttccttctctcccgGATGGGCAGACCCGTCCCTCCGCCCACGGGatgcctcctggcctctgccatGCGGGGCTCAGGCCACGGCTGCCATGCCCCCTTTGTTCTCCGTGTGTGTCTGCCGGAACGCCAAGCCCTTGGCTCCCAGGAACCCCCGCTCCTCCCCAGAGTCCTTCTCGGCGGCTCCAAGCCTCTGAGCATCGCCTGCCCCGAGGCCCTGCCGCCTTCAGAGGCAGAGCCGGCCGCTGGGCCTGTGCTGTTCCAAGACTCACGGGCATGAGCCCCCCTCCGGTCCTCCTACTCGGATGCCCTGGCCATGCCCTCCGGGGGCCACAGGGATGCTGTCTGGCTCAGGGCAGGGCCTCCGAGCACTTTGGGTGCCCCCCAGGACTGCTCTTTATCTAAGCCGTGTGTCCCCTCCCTCTGGGAGCCCATGGGCagtgcctgccttcctgcctcagtttccccagactCCAAGCTCCCTGCAGCAGGCACTAGTCATTCCCTTTATTCCTGCACCAACTCTGAGCCCTGGGGTAGTGGTGGTGAGCCGGCCGGCAAGGCTAGCCAAAGCTTCAAGTTCAGGCCCCGCCCACCTTGCCCTTGGCgcctcaccgccccccccccccccccgcaggaggCTGCGCTGCCCCCGGAACTACATCCACGCTCAGCTGTTCATCACCTTCATCCTCAAGGCTGGGGCTGTGTTCCTGAAAGACGCCACACTGTTCCCTGGGGACAGGACTGACCACTGCAGCTTCTCTACTGTACCAGCTCCTGGgggggcgtgggggcgggggaggctgcatgggagacccggacggccTGCGGGAGCCGCacctctgtgcctctgtgcctCAAGGGCCCGCAGTCAGCCACAGGGCAGGaaagccccccgccccgccccgcccccgctgtCCTGCCTTCCGGGACCACGGCGTCCAGGGCGCCATTTCCAAGTCGTGTCCAGCCAGACCAGCTCTCCCGGCGCCCAGCCGTTCAGTTCATTTCCCACCGCCCTCGACCACCTCCCTCCgtggctgagtgtgtgtgtgcaccaggggCCGGGTGGAGCTGAGGCCTTCCATCTGGGCCGGCACAGGGGACCGGCCAGGTGGAGGAAGGGTAGGGAGGAAACCAGAGAGGGCTTCAGGGAGGAGGCAGCTCGGCGCTAAGCCATGATGGGAAGATGGGGAGAGGTTGACATAATCGGCAGAGACGGGGGCCTGGGGAGTTAAGGGAAAGTCCggcagagcagggagggcagCACTTGTGGCCTGAGCAGGTCTGACTAGTGCCTGAGACAGGGGCTAGGGGCTTGTCCCGGGGGAGCCGTTTCCAGCTAGCACCTGCTGCATCCGGACTGGGGTTGTCTGGATCCCAAACCTGCACTCTGAACCCTCACGTCAGTCACATCACCCGCTCAGGGCGGCCCAGGGAGGGTCGGGTCTGCGGAGGCTGCGACTGATGGGCCCAGGTCCCCGCCCCCAGGTTCTGTGCAAGGTCGCTGTGGCCGCCGCCCATTTCGCCACCATGACCAACTTCAGCTGGCTGTGGGCAGAAGCGGTCTACCTGAgctgcctcctggcctcccccTCGCCCGGCTCCAGGAGGGCCTTCTGGTGGTTGGTTCTGGCTGGCTGGGGTGAGTGTgcaggcctggtgggcttctgggggcagggggagggctggggaggtcCGGGTTGCTGGAACAAAGCTCCCTTCATCTCCCTGGAGGAGGCCCTGAGGtccaggaaggggaggggtgggggccccTGCTGTGGGCTCAGTTAGTGCCCTGTGGGGCGGGCAGTGGGGGCGGGAGCTGGGAGACCTCAGAGCGAGGGCTGCAGGGCCCTCACTGGGGTCTTCCCTGTGCCCCCACAGGGCTGCCGCTGCTGTGCACTGGCACGTGGGTGGGCTGCAAGCTGGCCTTCGAAGACGTCGCGTGAGTCTCAGTGGCCGCCTTGTCGCACTCATGCCGGGGCTCATAGGCTGCAGCAAGGGACGGACACCTGCGTGGGGAAGGGCAAGGAGCAAAGGTGGCCAGCCTGTGGCCAGCATGGCCTGGGAGGCGTGagctgagctggggctggagtCTCAGGGCTGCGAGGAtcaggggaggcaggggcagggggctctctggggggacttcctggaggaaggggtcCTTCAGCAAGGAGGCTGACAGCAGTCCATCCCTCCCAATGGAGGGGAAGGGTGAGCCCAGTCTGGATGGGGAGAGAAGACTGTGGGGAGAGGTGGGCTGGGAGCTGTGAATGCCGGAGAGAGGAGTGGAGTCAGTGGGAGTGGGGGcctaggcagagagagggcagcgCGTGGGCTGTGGCAGAAGCAGGGATGGGACAGCATTCTAGGCACCCGCACACCACCGCCACCACGCCCCTGTCCTTCAGCcctcgcccctcctccctgcaggtgctgggaccTCGACGACAGCTCCCCCTACTGGTGGATCATCAAGGGGCCCATCGTCCTCTCTGTTGGGGTCagtccctggggccagtgttgcttTATTCTGTCAGCAGGAAACACGACTCCAGACAGGGAGTTGGAGATGGAGGCTCCTCTGGGCCCCGACACCATGACAAGGCCAGGGGTGGCGTCCTCGGGTGCTCAGGCCCCGTAGCCAGAGCGCTGGTGGCCCAGCATCCGCCTTGCAGGGAGAAGCGGCTGGGTGGGCAGGCGAGGAGACAGAGCGCCTgccttggcttcagcttagcagCTGCATGCAGTGAGACACCTGCTTCGTGCCAGGCACggccctgggaggtggctggaggcaggaggcccGGCCTGGCCCTCCCACTCGTACTTCCGGGTCTGGAGAGGGAGGGGTCCtaagccctcccccacccccgggtcCATGTATAGAACCTCTGATCCCAGGCGAGGTGCTCTGCAGGGTCTGTGTGTCCACGCACTGCACATCCTTGCGGCCCAGGGACCCAGGGCTCCTACCCTCGGCCCCCTCCCCTTGGCCGTGCCCTCCACCACTCTGCTCTGTTTCCAGGTGAACTTTGGGCTTTTTCTCAATATCATTCGCATCCTGCTGAGGAAACTGGAGCCGGCTCAGGGCAGCCTCCAACCCGGGTCTCAGTATTGgtactgtgtgtgtgcgtgtgcgtgtgggcgtgcatgtatgtgtgcatatgtgcctgtgtgcacacgtgtgtgttggGGGCCCTCGGGGAGGGGATTCAGCGTAGCTCTGTGTCGTCAGTGGGCGCTCGTGACCTTGGCCGCCTGCTGCTCCTCGTGTTCTCAGACCACAACAGAAGCCGGGGTGCTGGGGTCTGTTCCTGCAGGTCCTGGGGGAAGGAGAGGCTTCCTAGCTGGGCAGGGCCGGCCCGGAGGAAGTGGCCTTTGAGCTTGCTTTGGGAAGACGGGCGAAAAAGGGGACGAGAGCAGTtggcagagggcacagcaggACCCAGGGCCCCGAAGGAAGCCCAGGGTGGGCGTGGGGAATGGACGGGAGCAGGGCACACacggtggggtgtgtgtgtgtgtgggggggtctccaccccagcctcagggcctgggcctggtctTTCCCGTAGGCGTCTCTCCAAGTCAACTCTCCTCCTCATCCCGCTCTTTGGCATTCACTACATCCTCTTCAACTTCCTGCCCGACCATGCCGGCCTGGGCGTCCGTCTgcccctggagctgggcctgggctcctTCCAGGTGAGGGGCCccgggcaggaggcaggtgccgcGGCCTGCTGGCCTTGGGGACTGCACGGCAGGGTAGGGGCTATTGGTCGTCCACCTGTCTGTCCATCTTCCACCCTTCCCTCCTGCTTCCACTGAGCACCTGGTGTGGGCCTGGCCATGTGTTCATTCACAGGGAGGGAGAAACGGGGTGGAGAGTAGAGCCCCGGCAGGCTGCCTGTGACAGTCACCTGGGACGTAGTCAGTGATGGCTGCATCCAAAGCCCCTTGGCGCAGACACCTAGCCCAAGCCCCAGCCTGGGGTGGGTGGGACGCAGGCATAGAGGACTGAGGGTGCCTGAGGCCTGGGCCGTGTTGTGATGgagcccttcccctcctcctccccctggccCGCAGGGCTTCGTGGtcgccatcctctactgcttcctcaaCCAGGAGGTGCGTGGTGCTCCTGCCCACCCCTTACTCATCAAGCTCCACCCCCTTTCCTGCCCAGGCCCTGCGAATCCCATCTCAGCCCCCCTGACTCCTGTGATCCTCTGTGGGACTCTGTACTGAGCACCTGGATCAGACA
It includes:
- the GHRHR gene encoding growth hormone-releasing hormone receptor, producing MDSWTWSACVLCLLGLLPVVLGQVHPECDFIAQLREDESACLQAARGTPNATLGCPRTWDGLLCWPAAGSGEWVTLPCPEFFSHFSSAPGAVKRDCTVTGWSEPSPPYPVACPVPLELLAEEHSYFSTVKTIYTVGHSLSSVALSVAITILLALRRLRCPRNYIHAQLFITFILKAGAVFLKDATLFPGDRTDHCSFSTVLCKVAVAAAHFATMTNFSWLWAEAVYLSCLLASPSPGSRRAFWWLVLAGWGLPLLCTGTWVGCKLAFEDVACWDLDDSSPYWWIIKGPIVLSVGVNFGLFLNIIRILLRKLEPAQGSLQPGSQYWRLSKSTLLLIPLFGIHYILFNFLPDHAGLGVRLPLELGLGSFQGFVVAILYCFLNQEVRTEILRKWHGQDPELLPARRTLARCPTASRCGAKALTSLC